The Austwickia sp. genome includes a region encoding these proteins:
- the ftsH gene encoding ATP-dependent zinc metalloprotease FtsH, producing the protein MASTPTEKKTDTPQPWRTEGLREADKDKVGSGKDGRMPPNWLKLLRTMLLTYLAVFIVFWLLDIGQNPSPTPVSYTEFKAQVAARNVAEIYAKGNTIQGTLREAKQVPDHAEEKYTKLVTERPDFARDDLLAELQSQDTKVVATPVVEQRGLFANLLISLLPWVLIIGAYVWFMRRQASRMMGGGLLGGGGKKKPVDPESVRVTFDDVAGIDEVEGEVAEIVDFLKNPGKYAALGARAPKGVLLAGAPGTGKTLLARATAGEAGVPFFSASASEFIEMIVGVGAQRVRQLFEEARKVAPAIIFIDEIDTIGRARSGSRAMGGNDEREQTLNQILTEMDGFTGAEGVVVLAATNRADILDPALLRPGRFDRTITVNAPDAVGRAQILRVHTRKVPLATDVDLDAVAKSTPGMTGADLANLVNEAAIAAARDGQDRVHQAGFFAALEKIQLGAARAVVMPEEERRRTAYHEAGHALLGMLQPGADPVRKVSIIPRGRALGVTLSTPDTDRYGYDEAYLRGRVIGALGGMAAEEVIFDVITTGAESDLETSTAIARQMVGRWGMSDAVGPVQIYPSDGDVRAAGFSEEMLGRADAEVRRIVEECYRQAKRQLTEHRGQLEAIVAELLLHETLDEAAVYRAAGIPRGPEPELPMRAPEDTPAGR; encoded by the coding sequence ATGGCCAGCACGCCGACCGAGAAGAAGACCGATACGCCGCAGCCCTGGCGCACCGAGGGTCTGCGCGAGGCGGACAAGGACAAGGTGGGGTCGGGCAAGGACGGCCGGATGCCGCCCAACTGGCTCAAGCTGCTGCGGACGATGCTGCTCACCTATCTCGCGGTGTTCATCGTCTTCTGGCTGCTCGACATCGGCCAGAACCCGTCACCGACCCCGGTGTCCTACACCGAGTTCAAGGCCCAGGTGGCGGCGCGCAATGTCGCCGAGATCTACGCCAAGGGCAACACGATCCAGGGCACCCTGCGCGAGGCCAAGCAGGTGCCGGACCACGCCGAGGAGAAGTACACCAAGCTCGTCACCGAGCGCCCGGACTTCGCCCGCGACGACCTGCTGGCCGAGCTGCAGTCCCAGGACACCAAGGTCGTCGCGACCCCCGTGGTGGAGCAGCGCGGGCTGTTCGCGAACCTGCTGATCTCGCTGCTGCCGTGGGTCCTCATCATCGGCGCGTACGTGTGGTTCATGCGCCGCCAGGCCTCCCGCATGATGGGCGGCGGTCTGCTCGGGGGCGGCGGCAAGAAGAAGCCGGTCGACCCCGAGAGCGTGCGGGTCACCTTCGACGACGTCGCCGGCATCGACGAGGTGGAGGGGGAGGTCGCCGAGATCGTCGACTTCCTCAAGAACCCGGGCAAGTACGCCGCGCTCGGGGCCCGCGCCCCCAAGGGAGTGCTGCTCGCGGGCGCCCCCGGCACCGGGAAGACCCTGCTGGCCCGGGCCACCGCCGGCGAGGCCGGGGTGCCGTTCTTCTCGGCGAGCGCCAGCGAGTTCATCGAGATGATCGTCGGCGTCGGCGCCCAGCGGGTCCGGCAGCTCTTCGAGGAGGCCCGCAAGGTCGCCCCCGCCATCATCTTCATCGACGAGATCGACACGATCGGCCGGGCCCGGTCGGGAAGCCGCGCCATGGGCGGCAACGACGAACGCGAGCAGACGCTCAACCAGATCCTCACCGAGATGGACGGCTTCACCGGCGCCGAGGGCGTCGTGGTGCTCGCCGCCACCAACCGGGCCGACATCCTGGACCCCGCGCTGCTGCGCCCGGGCCGGTTCGACCGGACCATCACGGTCAACGCGCCGGACGCCGTCGGACGCGCGCAGATCCTGCGCGTGCACACCCGCAAGGTGCCGCTCGCGACCGACGTGGACCTCGACGCGGTCGCCAAGTCGACCCCCGGCATGACCGGCGCCGACCTGGCCAACCTCGTCAACGAGGCGGCGATCGCCGCCGCGCGGGACGGCCAGGACCGGGTCCACCAGGCCGGCTTCTTCGCCGCGCTGGAGAAGATCCAGCTCGGGGCGGCGCGGGCGGTGGTGATGCCGGAGGAGGAGCGCCGGCGCACGGCGTACCACGAGGCGGGCCACGCCCTCCTCGGGATGCTGCAACCGGGAGCCGACCCCGTGCGGAAGGTGTCGATCATCCCCCGCGGCCGCGCGCTCGGCGTGACCCTGTCGACGCCGGACACCGACCGCTACGGCTACGACGAGGCCTACCTGCGCGGGCGGGTCATCGGGGCGCTGGGTGGGATGGCCGCCGAGGAGGTCATCTTCGACGTGATCACCACCGGCGCCGAGTCCGACCTGGAGACCTCGACCGCGATCGCGCGGCAGATGGTCGGCCGGTGGGGCATGTCCGACGCGGTCGGGCCGGTCCAGATCTATCCCAGCGACGGCGACGTCCGCGCGGCCGGCTTCTCCGAGGAGATGCTGGGGCGGGCCGACGCGGAGGTTCGGCGGATCGTGGAGGAGTGCTACCGGCAGGCGAAGCGGCAGCTCACCGAGCACCGCGGCCAACTCGAGGCCATCGTGGCCGAGCTGCTGCTGCACGAGACCCTCGACGAGGCGGCGGTGTATCGGGCGGCGGGCATCCCCCGCGGCCCCGAACCCGAGCTGCCCATGCGCGCGCCGGAGGACACGCCGGCGGGGCGCTGA
- a CDS encoding DeoR/GlpR transcriptional regulator codes for MNKQVRLARLAELVTERGSLHVDEAVAELGISQATARRDLDELAGQQLIRRTRGGAVANSTSGDMPMRYRSAREGAAKSRIADAVAARVRPGEVVAFNGGTTTTMAAYQVGVRFSAEHPTDEAVLTVVTNAVNIANDLAVRPQTRVLVTGGVVRPKSYELTGPLSELVLPRINIDVVYLGVSAIDLAAGIFTHDDAEAAVNNAFVEAARTAYVVADSSKLRRHSFARICPLESVDGLITDSGADPAALDALRAAGWQVVTV; via the coding sequence ATGAACAAGCAGGTCCGGCTCGCGCGACTGGCCGAGCTCGTCACCGAGCGGGGCAGCCTGCACGTCGATGAGGCGGTCGCCGAGCTCGGGATCTCGCAGGCCACGGCGCGTCGCGACCTGGACGAGTTGGCCGGCCAGCAGCTCATCCGGCGCACCCGCGGCGGAGCGGTGGCCAACTCGACCAGCGGGGACATGCCGATGCGCTACCGGTCCGCGCGCGAGGGCGCCGCCAAGTCGCGCATCGCCGACGCCGTCGCCGCGCGCGTCCGTCCCGGCGAGGTCGTCGCGTTCAACGGGGGCACGACGACCACGATGGCCGCCTACCAGGTGGGCGTGCGGTTCTCCGCCGAGCACCCCACCGACGAAGCCGTGCTCACCGTCGTGACGAACGCCGTCAACATCGCCAACGACCTCGCCGTCCGGCCGCAGACCCGGGTGCTGGTCACCGGGGGCGTGGTTCGGCCGAAGTCCTACGAGCTCACCGGGCCGCTGTCCGAGTTGGTGCTGCCGCGGATCAACATCGACGTGGTGTACCTCGGGGTGTCCGCCATCGATCTCGCCGCGGGCATCTTCACGCACGACGACGCCGAGGCCGCCGTGAACAACGCCTTCGTGGAGGCGGCCCGTACGGCGTACGTCGTCGCCGACTCCAGCAAGCTCCGGCGGCACTCGTTCGCCCGGATCTGCCCGCTGGAATCCGTCGATGGGCTGATCACCGACTCCGGTGCCGACCCGGCCGCCCTCGATGCGCTGCGCGCCGCGGGGTGGCAGGTCGTCACGGTCTGA
- a CDS encoding alpha/beta fold hydrolase, whose amino-acid sequence MATLPSTRTTITTEDGARLAVRQQGDPGADPLLLIAGQSLSGAAWDPAVETFARRHLVITYDHRGTGDSDLIFPEQAGAWSTRHAARDAAAVLAGVGVARAHVYGHSMGGRIAQWLAADSPQLVAALVLGGTTGGDAHGAPRRDEVSAVLAEGDPAALGPLFFRSSWLAEHPDDAQVPARTSSPVARRAHFAASQSHDAWAVLGDIAAPTLVVHALDDEICPAENARLLVAAIPGAELHLLDNGRHVYYAGGVEANEAVLSFLRHHPVRQGVAGLP is encoded by the coding sequence GTGGCGACCTTGCCCAGCACCCGCACGACGATCACGACGGAGGACGGCGCCCGGCTCGCCGTCCGGCAGCAGGGTGACCCCGGCGCGGACCCCTTGCTCCTCATCGCCGGGCAGTCGCTGTCGGGGGCGGCCTGGGATCCGGCCGTCGAGACGTTCGCGCGTCGGCACCTGGTGATCACCTACGACCATCGCGGCACGGGCGACTCCGACCTGATCTTTCCCGAGCAGGCGGGGGCGTGGTCCACGCGGCACGCCGCTCGGGACGCGGCGGCCGTGCTCGCCGGTGTCGGCGTGGCACGGGCCCACGTCTACGGCCATTCCATGGGTGGGCGCATCGCCCAGTGGCTCGCGGCGGACTCCCCGCAGCTGGTCGCGGCGTTGGTGCTCGGTGGGACGACCGGCGGCGATGCGCACGGCGCCCCCCGGCGGGACGAGGTGTCCGCTGTCCTGGCCGAGGGCGACCCCGCGGCGCTGGGGCCGCTGTTCTTCCGGTCGTCGTGGCTGGCCGAGCACCCGGACGACGCGCAGGTGCCCGCGCGGACCAGCTCCCCGGTGGCCCGCCGCGCCCACTTCGCGGCCAGCCAGTCGCACGACGCGTGGGCCGTGCTCGGCGACATCGCCGCCCCCACGCTCGTCGTGCACGCCCTCGACGACGAGATCTGCCCGGCCGAGAACGCGCGGCTGCTCGTGGCCGCGATCCCGGGCGCCGAGCTGCACCTGCTCGACAACGGCCGGCACGTCTACTACGCCGGCGGCGTCGAGGCCAACGAGGCCGTGCTCTCGTTCCTACGCCATCACCCGGTGCGCCAGGGCGTGGCCGGCCTGCCCTAG
- the soxR gene encoding redox-sensitive transcriptional activator SoxR: protein MPRRMTAHDLLPIGAVAERSGISVPTLRFYEDSGLLTAERTAGNQRRYPRHVLRRLAYIKAAQRFGLSLAEIRAALDALPHDEPPSKKDWKRLSQSWHDVLQARIDELVALRDTTNQCIACGCLSTKNCPIYNPEDVRADEGPGARRWPGA from the coding sequence ATGCCGCGCCGGATGACCGCCCATGACCTGCTGCCCATCGGGGCCGTCGCCGAACGATCAGGCATCTCCGTGCCGACGCTGCGGTTTTACGAGGACTCGGGGTTGCTCACCGCGGAGCGCACGGCGGGCAACCAGCGCCGCTATCCCCGGCACGTGCTGCGACGCCTGGCCTACATCAAGGCGGCCCAGCGGTTCGGCCTGTCGCTGGCGGAGATTCGCGCGGCGCTCGACGCGCTCCCGCACGACGAGCCGCCTTCGAAGAAGGACTGGAAGCGGCTCTCGCAGTCGTGGCACGACGTGCTGCAGGCCCGCATCGACGAGCTGGTGGCGCTGCGCGACACGACGAATCAGTGCATCGCGTGCGGCTGCCTGTCCACCAAGAACTGCCCCATCTACAACCCCGAGGATGTCCGGGCCGACGAGGGTCCGGGCGCGCGCCGGTGGCCCGGCGCCTGA
- a CDS encoding NAD-binding protein yields the protein MANPLLLFLARSAERRRVAVRRRAVAVPQEVPTTDAIFLALRRIRVPLIVLILIFSIAVLGLVLIPGRDADGAPTHLSVLDAFYFISYTATTIGFGEIVPFTPAQRMWVTFSIYLTVIGWAYTIGTSLSLLQDEAFREALGTQRFQRRVRRLREGFVIVAGYGRTGQLVARELDQAGRRVVVVDRDRGRIDRLAAEALYADVPALEADAALPGVLGIAGLGSPHCAAVLALTNHDDTNLAVVLATTLLRPDVPVIARCHDRLAEDHMRDFGAAAVINPADRFGGYLVLALQRPATYRLVTWLMAGEDAPLPELPDGLATGRWVVAAGDHFAEEVASDLRSAGMAVDVVDPRATHPDVTGAAGFIAGSEVDTLNIALAEHARQSDPEVFVAVRQATDAHRSLVEALDIDSVYTPTDLVANEALARVVTPLLWGLVEHALGAENDWSDDMLTRLTDRCGPTGPHLVVTTLDRRSPAALRWLAHSPLTLGDLLRDPDDRDAPLGVVPLLWERDGEPTYAPGDDVALQPGDRILFAGRRDDLDRLRQTLDYESVVEYVVSGRRLPDGYVWRRLARARSRTEQLERARRR from the coding sequence ATGGCCAACCCCCTGCTGTTGTTCCTGGCGCGGTCCGCGGAGCGGCGCCGGGTCGCGGTGCGGCGCCGCGCGGTGGCCGTGCCGCAGGAGGTGCCGACGACCGACGCGATCTTCCTGGCGCTGCGCCGGATCCGGGTGCCCCTCATCGTGCTCATCCTGATCTTCAGCATCGCCGTCCTGGGGTTGGTCCTCATCCCGGGCCGGGACGCCGACGGGGCGCCCACCCATCTGTCCGTCCTCGACGCCTTCTACTTCATCTCCTACACCGCGACCACGATCGGCTTCGGCGAGATCGTGCCGTTCACCCCCGCCCAGCGGATGTGGGTCACGTTCTCGATCTACCTCACCGTCATCGGGTGGGCCTACACGATCGGCACCTCGCTGTCGCTGCTCCAGGACGAGGCCTTCCGTGAGGCGCTGGGCACCCAGCGATTTCAGCGCCGGGTGCGCCGGCTGCGCGAGGGCTTCGTGATCGTCGCGGGCTACGGCCGGACGGGTCAGCTGGTGGCCCGCGAGCTCGACCAGGCCGGCCGCCGCGTCGTCGTCGTCGACCGGGATCGGGGCCGCATCGACCGGCTCGCCGCGGAGGCGCTGTATGCCGACGTCCCCGCGCTCGAAGCCGACGCCGCGCTGCCCGGGGTCCTGGGCATCGCCGGCCTCGGCAGCCCGCACTGCGCCGCCGTGCTGGCCTTGACCAACCACGACGACACCAACCTCGCGGTGGTGCTGGCGACGACCCTGCTGCGCCCCGACGTGCCCGTGATCGCGCGCTGCCACGACCGGCTGGCGGAGGACCACATGCGGGACTTCGGCGCGGCGGCGGTGATCAACCCCGCGGACCGCTTCGGTGGCTACCTGGTGCTCGCGCTGCAGCGGCCCGCGACGTACCGGCTGGTGACCTGGCTCATGGCGGGCGAGGACGCGCCCCTCCCCGAGCTTCCCGACGGGCTGGCGACCGGCCGATGGGTGGTGGCCGCGGGCGATCACTTCGCCGAGGAGGTCGCCAGCGACCTACGGTCCGCCGGCATGGCGGTGGACGTGGTGGACCCGCGCGCCACGCATCCGGACGTCACCGGCGCCGCGGGCTTCATCGCGGGATCCGAGGTGGACACCCTCAACATCGCCCTGGCTGAGCATGCCCGGCAGAGTGACCCGGAGGTCTTCGTCGCGGTGCGCCAGGCGACCGATGCGCACCGCTCGCTGGTGGAAGCGCTGGACATCGACTCGGTGTATACGCCCACCGATCTCGTCGCGAACGAGGCGCTGGCCCGGGTGGTCACGCCGCTGCTCTGGGGACTCGTCGAACACGCGCTGGGCGCGGAGAACGACTGGTCGGACGACATGCTCACCCGGCTGACCGATCGTTGCGGACCTACCGGGCCGCACCTGGTGGTGACGACCTTGGATCGAAGGTCGCCCGCCGCCCTCCGGTGGCTAGCGCACTCCCCGTTGACCCTGGGCGATCTGCTGCGCGATCCCGACGATCGGGACGCGCCGCTGGGCGTCGTGCCGCTGTTGTGGGAACGCGACGGTGAGCCGACCTACGCGCCCGGCGATGATGTCGCCCTGCAGCCGGGGGATCGGATCCTGTTCGCCGGCCGCCGGGACGACCTCGACCGGCTGCGGCAGACGCTGGATTACGAGTCGGTGGTGGAGTACGTCGTGTCGGGGCGGCGCCTGCCCGACGGCTACGTGTGGCGCCGCCTGGCCCGGGCCCGCAGCCGGACCGAGCAGCTGGAACGCGCGCGACGACGCTGA
- a CDS encoding wax ester/triacylglycerol synthase family O-acyltransferase, translating into MELMTSTERIFLRLERDGFPIDVVGVTVIEAGELGPVPFEMVQATMARTVEAAPYLRRRVSAAPLGIGEDHWISQPSIDLDAHVHRTTCPAPGDDQALMNHVLDLTKDPLDRRKPLWETWYIEGLAGGRTALIMRGHHALTDGMGFMKLYQSLFDADPHAEPPVLPLESADVTEPGDAAGATASGATGATAAPTPPGEREPSALVRAVAEVPERMIVNAFTGLRIARAVASTAPEVASRVSKGIARRLGGEAGQRRESALPRLPRLPRFIPSFTSHPPVTRFNQHVSDTTKSMSVLSLPLAEVEAARAAHPGATVNDVILTVLAGALRSYLEPYGEVPDKPLVTTCPVNVRRNPGRETSSTSGNAFTAIWIELPVHLDDPVERLAFVHAGSSRAKSGLSQSRASWDLLSDVGDLMLPSLVSAAMEFAGSKPFQWFPPTLNLSTSTLRGSDQPLYLCGRKVEHIYARTIICPPVHLFVHAITYDGKVDMGVLSVRQIVPDPQRLTDGMRAELDLLLALGARRPVDATG; encoded by the coding sequence ATGGAACTGATGACGAGCACGGAGCGCATCTTCCTACGCCTGGAGCGCGACGGGTTTCCGATCGATGTCGTGGGCGTGACCGTCATCGAGGCCGGCGAACTCGGCCCCGTGCCCTTCGAGATGGTGCAGGCGACGATGGCGCGCACCGTGGAGGCCGCGCCCTACCTGCGCCGGCGTGTGTCCGCCGCGCCGCTCGGCATCGGTGAGGACCACTGGATCTCGCAGCCCTCCATCGACCTCGACGCGCACGTGCACCGCACGACGTGCCCGGCGCCGGGGGACGATCAGGCGCTGATGAACCACGTCCTGGACCTGACCAAGGACCCCCTCGACCGGCGCAAGCCGCTCTGGGAGACCTGGTACATCGAGGGGCTCGCCGGCGGGCGCACCGCCCTCATCATGCGCGGGCATCACGCCCTCACCGACGGCATGGGCTTCATGAAGCTCTACCAGTCGCTGTTCGATGCCGATCCGCACGCCGAGCCGCCGGTGTTGCCGCTGGAGAGCGCCGACGTGACCGAGCCCGGCGACGCCGCGGGGGCGACCGCCAGCGGAGCCACGGGCGCCACCGCCGCCCCGACTCCCCCGGGCGAACGGGAGCCCAGCGCGCTGGTGCGGGCCGTCGCGGAGGTGCCCGAGCGCATGATCGTCAACGCGTTCACGGGGCTGCGGATCGCCCGCGCGGTGGCCTCGACCGCCCCGGAGGTCGCCTCCCGGGTGAGCAAGGGCATCGCGCGCCGGCTCGGCGGGGAGGCCGGTCAACGCCGAGAGAGCGCCCTACCGCGGCTCCCTCGCCTGCCCAGGTTCATCCCCTCGTTCACCTCGCATCCGCCGGTCACCCGCTTCAACCAGCACGTCAGCGACACCACCAAGAGCATGTCGGTCCTCTCGCTGCCGCTGGCCGAGGTGGAGGCCGCGCGGGCGGCGCACCCCGGCGCGACGGTCAACGACGTGATCCTCACCGTGCTCGCCGGGGCGCTGCGCAGCTACCTCGAGCCGTACGGCGAGGTCCCCGACAAGCCCCTCGTCACGACCTGCCCCGTCAACGTCCGGCGCAACCCCGGCCGGGAGACGTCGTCCACCTCGGGCAATGCCTTCACCGCCATCTGGATCGAGCTGCCGGTGCACCTCGACGACCCGGTCGAGCGGCTCGCGTTCGTGCACGCCGGCTCCTCGCGGGCCAAGAGCGGGCTCTCGCAGTCCAGGGCGTCGTGGGACCTGCTCTCCGACGTCGGCGACCTGATGCTGCCGAGCCTGGTCTCGGCGGCCATGGAGTTCGCCGGGTCGAAGCCGTTCCAATGGTTCCCGCCGACGCTGAACCTGTCCACGTCGACGCTGCGGGGCTCGGACCAGCCGCTCTATCTGTGCGGCCGCAAGGTGGAGCACATCTACGCGCGCACCATCATCTGCCCGCCGGTGCACCTGTTCGTCCACGCCATCACCTACGACGGCAAGGTCGACATGGGGGTGCTGTCGGTGCGGCAGATCGTGCCCGACCCGCAGCGGCTGACCGACGGGATGCGCGCCGAGCTGGACCTTCTGCTGGCCCTGGGCGCGCGGCGGCCGGTGGACGCCACCGGTTGA
- a CDS encoding MFS transporter — protein sequence MEPTPGGGSLHTRSAGPRSGPLGPATPARLADPADPASASTHLDPREARPDQRRPRPSTYDAPPATPTPAGGDAQAPWPLRRNRPYWLFWTGETISVFGTEVTSLLISLLAVVVLDASPVWVGIINAALWLPWVLIGLPTGAWVDQRAPRSVMVASDLAAAAALLSIPITWSLDMLTTLQLAVVTFAVGTTNVFFRSAYPKLLATLVRREDLPPANSYLTGSESVAQVGGPSIGGALAGLFAPAVAVLVDAASYVVSAACLLFINEREKDRVAPPPTTVSLRERIATGWRFTFADRYLRYFTIQGALSNTGLTGFQALLVLVLVRELGLSGPQVGLAIAVQGVGSLIGAMIAPSVGRRFGSAHGTVFLFCGVGVGALLLPWGAPGWRSGVMLAGMFLIGVGVVCANVLRGAWRQSYVPLSLMARTSTATQTVNYSLMPIAAVLAGWLAQEFGLIPAVGVMAAIVAFVSFTVLVSPLRGLRDMPGSPSEAALSAANVPPPAWQDMR from the coding sequence GTGGAGCCCACCCCGGGAGGCGGTAGCCTCCACACCCGCAGCGCCGGGCCGCGCTCGGGGCCGCTCGGTCCCGCGACGCCGGCTCGCCTGGCGGACCCCGCGGACCCCGCCTCCGCCTCGACCCACCTGGATCCGCGCGAGGCGCGCCCGGACCAGCGCCGCCCGCGGCCCTCGACGTACGACGCCCCGCCCGCGACGCCGACCCCCGCCGGCGGCGACGCGCAAGCACCCTGGCCGCTGCGCCGCAACCGACCGTACTGGCTGTTCTGGACCGGCGAGACCATCAGCGTGTTCGGCACCGAGGTCACCTCCCTGCTCATCAGCCTGCTGGCGGTGGTGGTGCTCGACGCCTCGCCGGTGTGGGTCGGGATCATCAACGCGGCACTGTGGCTGCCGTGGGTGCTGATCGGCCTGCCCACGGGCGCCTGGGTGGACCAACGCGCGCCCCGCTCGGTGATGGTGGCCAGCGACCTCGCGGCGGCCGCGGCCCTGCTGAGCATCCCGATCACCTGGTCGCTGGACATGTTGACCACGCTGCAGCTCGCGGTGGTGACCTTCGCCGTCGGCACCACCAACGTCTTCTTCCGGTCGGCCTATCCCAAGCTGCTCGCCACCCTGGTGCGCCGGGAGGACCTGCCGCCCGCGAACTCGTACCTGACCGGCAGCGAGTCCGTCGCCCAGGTCGGCGGGCCGTCCATCGGGGGCGCTCTCGCCGGGCTCTTCGCTCCGGCGGTCGCCGTGCTGGTGGACGCGGCGTCGTACGTCGTATCGGCCGCCTGCCTGCTGTTCATCAACGAACGGGAGAAGGACCGGGTGGCTCCCCCACCGACCACGGTCTCCCTGCGCGAGCGGATCGCGACGGGCTGGCGGTTCACGTTCGCCGACCGTTACCTGCGCTATTTCACGATCCAGGGCGCGCTGAGCAACACCGGGCTGACGGGATTCCAGGCCCTGCTGGTGCTGGTCCTCGTGCGCGAACTGGGCCTGTCCGGACCGCAGGTGGGCCTCGCGATCGCCGTTCAGGGCGTCGGCAGCCTGATCGGCGCGATGATCGCCCCCAGCGTGGGCCGCCGCTTCGGGTCGGCCCACGGCACCGTGTTCCTCTTCTGCGGCGTCGGGGTGGGCGCGCTGTTGCTGCCCTGGGGCGCGCCGGGGTGGCGGTCCGGCGTGATGCTGGCCGGTATGTTCCTCATCGGGGTCGGCGTGGTCTGCGCCAACGTCCTGCGCGGGGCGTGGCGGCAGTCGTACGTGCCGCTGAGCCTGATGGCCCGCACCAGCACCGCGACCCAGACCGTCAACTACTCGCTCATGCCGATCGCGGCCGTCCTCGCCGGCTGGCTCGCCCAGGAATTCGGTCTCATTCCGGCCGTGGGGGTCATGGCCGCCATCGTGGCGTTCGTCTCCTTCACGGTCCTCGTCTCACCGCTGCGCGGCCTGCGGGATATGCCCGGCTCGCCGAGCGAGGCGGCGCTGTCCGCCGCCAACGTGCCGCCTCCCGCCTGGCAGGACATGCGCTGA
- a CDS encoding hemerythrin domain-containing protein: protein MSDFSIPRPTSGDIVTLILDDHRWMEALLRDLRLGVCDREAARAAFAATLVAHSEGEERAVYGRLQASADDVGQEEVEHGHEEHAEGLAALLELMECKGLTTKKFEDALEKLSAYINHHLAEEEVTILGPALREVPEKRRRDIGAAWLAARGELLDAGCGSLTQVRELVAAARKAGVIPAELPDQPED from the coding sequence ATGTCCGACTTCTCGATCCCCCGGCCCACCTCGGGCGACATCGTCACGCTCATCCTCGACGACCACCGCTGGATGGAGGCGCTCCTGCGCGATCTCCGCCTGGGCGTCTGCGACCGGGAGGCCGCCCGCGCCGCGTTCGCCGCGACCCTCGTCGCCCACTCCGAGGGTGAGGAGCGGGCGGTGTACGGGCGTCTGCAGGCCTCCGCCGACGACGTCGGACAGGAGGAGGTCGAGCACGGCCACGAGGAGCACGCCGAGGGTCTGGCCGCGCTGCTGGAGCTCATGGAGTGCAAGGGCCTGACCACGAAGAAGTTCGAGGATGCGCTGGAGAAGCTCTCGGCGTACATCAACCACCACCTCGCGGAGGAGGAGGTGACGATCCTCGGCCCGGCGCTACGCGAGGTGCCGGAGAAGCGGCGTCGCGACATCGGCGCGGCGTGGCTGGCCGCGCGGGGCGAGCTGCTCGACGCCGGATGCGGCAGCCTCACCCAGGTCCGCGAGCTGGTCGCCGCCGCCCGCAAGGCCGGCGTCATCCCGGCGGAGCTGCCGGATCAGCCGGAGGACTGA